A DNA window from Ipomoea triloba cultivar NCNSP0323 chromosome 10, ASM357664v1 contains the following coding sequences:
- the LOC116033241 gene encoding sugar transport protein 2-like, with the protein MLAEILCFEDEVPAKLTGQVIICSIIAAFAGLMFGYDIGISGGVTSMNEFVEKFFPDVYAKKHRIEEDNYCKYDDQMLQLFTSSVYLAAVIGSFFASHCCKRYGRKLTIQLSCVFFIISLVLKTTAVNLVMLISGRFFVGFGVGFGNQAVPLFISEIAPANRRGFLNVLFQFLITIGSSLANIVNLLSSKYVGSNSWRVSFGIAAIPAIFLGLGSLMVVDTPTSLIQRGKNEEGLKALKKIRGVENVEKEYEDILHCTEMAKRVKTPFRNLLMKRSSWPQLFCGTILQIFLELTGINVIMFYAPVLFQTMGLGANASLLSTVIIGVVNSVSTVVAIFGADYFGRRALLIQGALQMLVAQGVVGGILAVYLKATNTIPKFAAVIVVALSCVFVMGFAWSWGPLGWLIASEIYPLGTRTAGFFIAVSANMIFTFIVAQAFLTMLCTMKSGIFFMFASFVFVMGLFVVFLLPETKGIPIDEMKERV; encoded by the coding sequence ATGTTGGCCGAAATCTTGTGTTTTGAAGATGAAGTCCCTGCGAAACTCACTGGACAAGTAATAATCTGCTCCATCATAGCCGCCTTTGCTGGTCTAATGTTCGGCTATGATATTGGAATTTCCGGTGGAGTGACTTCGATGAACGAATTTGTGGAGAAATTCTTCCCTGATGTGTACGCGAAGAAACACAGGATTGAAGAagataattattgtaaatatgACGATCAGATGCTTCAGCTTTTCACATCTTCGGTGTATCTCGCTGCCGTGATTGGCAGTTTCTTCGCCTCCCATTGTTGCAAGCGTTACGGCAGGAAACTAACCATTCAACTCAGTTgtgtgttttttattattagtctTGTCCTCAAGACCACAGCGGTTAATCTTGTTATGCTCATCTCGGGACGCTTCTTTGTTGGTTTTGGTGTGGGATTTGGCAACCAAGCAGTGCCGTTGTTTATATCTGAGATTGCTCCGGCAAACAGGAGAGGATTTCTGAATGTTTTGTTTCAATTCTTGATCACAATAGGCAGTTCGCTTGCCAATATTGTCAACCTTTTATCTTCCAAATATGTAGGCTCCAATAGTTGGAGGGTCTCTTTCGGTATAGCTGCAATTCCTGCTATTTTTCTTGGATTGGGCTCACTGATGGTCGTCGATACTCCTACTAGTCTCATCCAACGTGGGAAAAATGAGGAGGGTTTAAAAGCTCTGAAGAAGATTAGGGGCGTGGAGAACGTTGAGAAAGAGTATGAGGACATTTTACACTGCACTGAAATGGCTAAAAGGGTAAAGACTCCATTTAGGAACCTGCTAATGAAGCGTTCTAGCTGGCCTCAACTTTTCTGCGGCACAATTCTTCAGATATTTCTGGAGTTGACTGGCATTAACGTTATCATGTTCTACGCGCCTGTATTGTTCCAAACAATGGGGTTAGGGGCAAATGCGTCTTTGTTGTCTACTGTCATCATTGGGGTTGTTAATTCAGTTTCCACGGTTGTGGCAATCTTCGGGGCTGATTATTTTGGGAGACGAGCGTTACTGATTCAAGGTGCCCTCCAAATGCTTGTAGCCCAGGGTGTGGTAGGGGGAATTCTCGCAGTATATCTGAAAGCAACAAATACCATACCGAAGTTTGCAGCAGTGATTGTGGTGGCGCTGAGTTGTGTGTTTGTGATGGGTTTCGCTTGGTCTTGGGGTCCGTTGGGGTGGCTAATTGCCAGTGAAATATATCCGCTGGGGACCAGAACAGCTGGTTTTTTTATTGCCGTTAGTGCCAATATGATATTTACTTTTATTGTGGCGCAGGCCTTCCTTACTATGCTTTGCACCATGAAATCCGGCATCTTCTTCATGTTTGCTTCCTTCGTTTTCGTTATGGGGTTGTTTGTTGTGTTCTTGCTGCCTGAAACCAAGGGGATTCCCATTGATGAGATGAAGGAAAGGGTCTAG